Genomic DNA from Bacteroides zhangwenhongii:
TGAAATATCGGGAGTATATCAAAAACTATATCGCTCTTCGTATTTGCCGTCCGTATGAAGCGGAAGATTTGGCACAGGATGTTTTTGTCCGCTTGTGGGAATACAGAACGTTTGTAAAACCCGACACTGTCTGGTCTTTGCTTTTTACGATTGCCCGTAATATTGTGACTGATCAGATACGCCGTTATTATAAGCAAGAAGATTTTGTTGCTTATATATATAATAAGGTGAACGACTCTGATAGAAACACGACGGAAGATGTAATCTGTTATCGTGAATTGAAAGAAAAGCATGAGGAGGTGGTGAAAAATCTTCCTGCCAAGCGCCGCCGGATTTACGAGCTGAGCTTCAATCATGAATTGTCTTGCCCTGCCATTGCAGGAAAATTGTCTTTGTCTCCTCGTACGGTAGAGTGCCAGTTATTGTTGGCGCGTAAGACTGTACGTGGTTGTTTGCGGAATGAATTTTCCCAAGTCGGTTAAATACCGTCTCGGAATAAAGCATATTAACTTTAATAATTTAATAGTATTATGGAAATTAAATCCAAATTCTTATGTAGTAGAGGAGTTGCATTGGCTTTTGCCATGTTGCTGGGTGGTTCACCCGGTGTATTGCTCTATGCGAATGATTCTGTAGAAGAGAGTTTGATTGTAGCCCAGACAGGACGTACTATCAAAGGACTTGTCACAGATGTGAATGGCGAACCGCTGATTGGTTGTAACGTAGTGGTTGTAGGAAGTAATGCAGGAGTAATTACCGACATCGACGGTCGGTTTGCATTGAACGTGCCTGCGGATGCTAAGCAAATAAAGATTAGTTATATCGGTTATGTAGATCAGATTATTACCCTTCATGACCGTTCGGATTTTAAGGTTGTACTGAAAGAAGATAATAATGCATTGGACGAAGTGGTGGTTGTTGGTTACGGTACACAAAAGAAAGCTACTTTGACGGGTGCGGTAGAACAAGTAAGTAGTAAGGTTTTGGAGAGTCGTGCCATCACCAATGTCGGTGCAGCTTTACAAGGAGCTACTCCGGGTTTGGTTGTTACCCGTTCCAGTTCACGCCCGGGTAATGAAGGATTGAATTTCCAGATTCGTGGTGCGACATCTGTAAATGGCGGGAAAGTCTTGATTATAGTGGATGGAGTTCCTACATTGAATGATGCCTCTTTCCAGAATCTGAATCCGGATGATATAGAAAGTATCAGTGTGTTGAAAGATGGTTCTGCTTCTATTTACGGTGCTAAGGCTGCCAACGGTGTGATTCTGGTAACAACGAAAAAAGGTAAGGGAAAGGTGACAGTAGACTATAATTTCAATATGCGTTTCACGACTAACGGTATCATGGCTTTCTCTCCAAGTATGGAGGAATATGCTACTATGTGGATTGAAGCGAATAAAGAACAGAAAACAAAAGACTGGTGGAACTGGACTTCTGAAGAGAATATGTTGAAAATGCAGCAGGGAATCTCCGGTATTTATCATACGAATGCTAAAGACTGGGGATATGATCTCTTCATCGGAGATGCCAATCGTTTGGAGGAGATGTTTGCGCGTCGTTTTTCTTATCAGCATAATTTAAGTTTATCAGGTTCTAATGAGAAAACAGATTATCGTATATCTTTAGCATATGCAGATAATCAGGCAAACTTGGCGACAGCGTATGATGGTCAAAAACAGTTGAATCTGCGTTTAAATTATGGAATCAGACTTACTGACTGGTTTAAATTGGAAACATCGGCTAGTATGATTAAGACTAACACTGAATCACCTTCTGCCGGTATTGATACATCTTTGTATGGAAACGAACCTCCGTTTTTCCCTGCTAAAAATCCCTATGGGCAGTGGTATGCCAATTTTGGTAAAGTTGGAGACCGTCAACCTGTAGCTGCAACCTCTGATGGCGGGCGTGACGAACGCATGAACTTGACTACTCGCGTTGATGTGAAAGCCATTGTTGATATTTGGAAAGGAATCAGTTTTGAAGGTATGGCTTCATTTCAAAATGAAGAATATCGTCGTGACCGTTATGTGATTCCTGTACAGACATATGATTGGTTT
This window encodes:
- a CDS encoding sigma-70 family RNA polymerase sigma factor, with the protein product MSKQQATFDDFFSECYLKYREYIKNYIALRICRPYEAEDLAQDVFVRLWEYRTFVKPDTVWSLLFTIARNIVTDQIRRYYKQEDFVAYIYNKVNDSDRNTTEDVICYRELKEKHEEVVKNLPAKRRRIYELSFNHELSCPAIAGKLSLSPRTVECQLLLARKTVRGCLRNEFSQVG